A window of the Chloroflexus sp. Y-396-1 genome harbors these coding sequences:
- a CDS encoding NUDIX hydrolase: MNSQKPIYGVGAVVYRVQADHTIEIVLIRKHKGFWSLPKGKIKGRESAIDAIVREVREETHVTAEVVDMLGSIDYIIHGPRDEQRKIVDYYLLHAIKGRARPMGGREQIVAVEWVPLAEALERLQRPRLRAIVRIAQTLFSR; the protein is encoded by the coding sequence ATGAACAGCCAAAAGCCAATCTACGGTGTAGGCGCAGTAGTGTATCGCGTTCAGGCCGATCATACAATTGAGATTGTACTCATCCGCAAACATAAAGGTTTTTGGTCACTTCCGAAAGGAAAGATCAAGGGCAGGGAATCTGCGATTGACGCTATTGTGCGTGAAGTACGTGAAGAGACCCATGTCACTGCTGAAGTTGTTGATATGCTTGGTAGTATCGACTACATCATTCATGGGCCGCGTGACGAACAGCGCAAAATCGTTGACTACTACTTACTCCACGCAATCAAAGGTCGTGCACGACCGATGGGTGGTCGAGAGCAGATTGTTGCCGTGGAATGGGTACCACTCGCCGAAGCGCTTGAGCGACTGCAACGCCCTCGGTTACGGGCAATTGTGCGTATAGCACAAACACTGTTTAGCCGCTAG